A genome region from Acipenser ruthenus chromosome 29, fAciRut3.2 maternal haplotype, whole genome shotgun sequence includes the following:
- the LOC117429899 gene encoding uncharacterized protein LOC117429899 isoform X2: METGVPEAVERESRGTAEEEEENGSSAMIWSLEEANEKQTSQIGASACGATAVIDVLQALGFNVAAQVVDRCVRTNLRKNEALLPEYLLSRSVAGTTSAQLVAGVERLTGGVVVGRLFCLYPERQVDLCRWLCQWIRKGAVPVATMNMQVGVPPGEEIPDAWHHQMVFGVAPDTVYMTNPLEAGQPGEAAAVQRLCAAGPEGGRSDEAVRRHQAVRAVPSAGRPPLGPAGCGRPGGSDDI; the protein is encoded by the exons ATGGAGACTGGGGTTCCTGAGGCAGTAGAGAGGGAGTCTCGGGGAACAgcggaggaagaggaggaaaatGGGTCTTCCGCGATGATCTGGAGCCTGGAAGAGGCGAACGAGAAGCAGACGTCTCAGATCGGTGCCTCTGCGTGCGGCGCCACGGCCGTGATCGACGTGCTTCAGGCGCTGGGCTTCAACGTGGCGGCCCAGGTCGTCGACCGCTGTGTCAGGACCAACCTGCGCAAGAACGAAGCCCTCCTGCCAGAATACCTGCTGTCCAGGAGTGTGGCAG GGACCACGTCCGCTCAGCTGGTGGCCGGTGTGGAGAGGCTCACCGGGGGTGTGGTGGTGGGCAGGTTGTTCTGCCTGTATCCTGAGAGGCAGGTGGACCTGTGCCGGTGGCTGTGCCAGTGGATCCGGAAGGGGGCGGTCCCCGTGGCCACCATGAACATGCAGGTGGGCGTGCCCCCGGGGGAGGAGATTCCCGACGCCTGGCACCACCAGATGGTGTTTGGGGTGGCGCCAGACACCGTCTACATGACCAACCCTCTGGAAGCGG GCCAGCCTGGTGAAGCAGCGGCTGTGCAGCGACTCTGTGCTGCTGGTCCGGAGGGAGGACGTTCTGATGAGGCTGTCCGACGACACCAAGCTGTCCGCGCTGTCCCAAGTGCAGGACGACCCCCGCTGGGACCAGCTGGATGTGGCAG GCCAGGTGGGTCAGATGATATATGA
- the LOC117429899 gene encoding uncharacterized protein LOC117429899 isoform X1, translating into METGVPEAVERESRGTAEEEEENGSSAMIWSLEEANEKQTSQIGASACGATAVIDVLQALGFNVAAQVVDRCVRTNLRKNEALLPEYLLSRSVAGTTSAQLVAGVERLTGGVVVGRLFCLYPERQVDLCRWLCQWIRKGAVPVATMNMQVGVPPGEEIPDAWHHQMVFGVAPDTVYMTNPLEAEKASLVKQRLCSDSVLLVRREDVLMRLSDDTKLSALSQVQDDPRWDQLDVAGQVGQMIYEEITPDEGAATTHLVIPAVYKSGITLFAVKDSELGEELLSAADLPLLHPPH; encoded by the exons ATGGAGACTGGGGTTCCTGAGGCAGTAGAGAGGGAGTCTCGGGGAACAgcggaggaagaggaggaaaatGGGTCTTCCGCGATGATCTGGAGCCTGGAAGAGGCGAACGAGAAGCAGACGTCTCAGATCGGTGCCTCTGCGTGCGGCGCCACGGCCGTGATCGACGTGCTTCAGGCGCTGGGCTTCAACGTGGCGGCCCAGGTCGTCGACCGCTGTGTCAGGACCAACCTGCGCAAGAACGAAGCCCTCCTGCCAGAATACCTGCTGTCCAGGAGTGTGGCAG GGACCACGTCCGCTCAGCTGGTGGCCGGTGTGGAGAGGCTCACCGGGGGTGTGGTGGTGGGCAGGTTGTTCTGCCTGTATCCTGAGAGGCAGGTGGACCTGTGCCGGTGGCTGTGCCAGTGGATCCGGAAGGGGGCGGTCCCCGTGGCCACCATGAACATGCAGGTGGGCGTGCCCCCGGGGGAGGAGATTCCCGACGCCTGGCACCACCAGATGGTGTTTGGGGTGGCGCCAGACACCGTCTACATGACCAACCCTCTGGAAGCGG AGAAGGCCAGCCTGGTGAAGCAGCGGCTGTGCAGCGACTCTGTGCTGCTGGTCCGGAGGGAGGACGTTCTGATGAGGCTGTCCGACGACACCAAGCTGTCCGCGCTGTCCCAAGTGCAGGACGACCCCCGCTGGGACCAGCTGGATGTGGCAG GCCAGGTGGGTCAGATGATATATGAGGAGATCACTCCGGATGAAGGCGCTGCCACCACCCACCTGGTGATCCCGGCCGTGTATAAATCAGGGATCACTCTGTTTGCAGTGAAGGACAGCGAGCTGGGAGAGGAGCTGCTGAGTGCTGCGGACCTGCCCCTGCTGCACCCCCCTCActga